GGGTTCCTACTAGAAATTTTTCGGTAAGTGAACTTTTTGCAGGTCATTCTCGAAGATAACCGGTTCTTTTTCATCTCGGTCATCTCATTTAGTTTGATTTTCAACAATCTCAGAGCAAGCGAAGCCGTACTCTGACCTAGGTTGAGGATTTAGCGGCTACAGAAGGGATCACAATAGCCATAATATCATGGATTAAGGGCAATACCAAGTCCATCCCTTACTGTACTTATTTGCATTAATCATTATCTAACATGCTTCGCCGGATCACCAGAACACAGCTCTCGCTGGAGTCAATCCAATCGCCCGTGGCTGAGCGATCTTCCCGaatgataaaaaataataaaattctcTCTTTTTGTCCGGCATCCCAAGAAGGAACCAGGCTCATCGATGGCGAGGGGCACTTCGCAGTCGCAGGCGTCGTCGAACGCGGGGGGCGCGCGGCCGGTCACGGTGGGGCCACGGGGTTCGGCCGCGGCCGCTGCGGGGATGCGGCGGAGACGGctggggggcggcggcggcggcggaggggccTCTGGCGGCGGGAGCAACATGCTGAGGTTCTACACCGATGACGCCCCGGGCCTCAAGATGACGCCCACCGTGGTCCTGGTGATGAGCCTCTGCTTCATCGGCTTCGTCACCGCCCTCCACGTCTTCGGCAAGCTCTACCGCTACCGATCCGCCACCACAGGCGGTGCTTGATCGTCCCGCCGCCCGATCTCACTGTAAAAGATCTAagctttcttgttttctttcccttttttgggTCCAGCTTTCCTTTTTGACGATTCTTGTAGACTGAGATTTCGTGTCCTAGAATTGTTCGTTTCCGGTTCATGTCTCGATCTAGATCTTTCCATATATGATGAAATTTTGTCATTgttcttttttaattattttgttaATCTATTTGCGTTCTTGAATGGTAGTTTTGCTTGCTATTCATGGATAACAGGATTATTGAAATTGGGCAGATATACATATGGTAACCTTGCGATGATGTTtctgaatataaaacataagcaaTGAATTCATTAGAAGAGCTTTTTTGTCAACTAATCTTTTGAGCAATAAATCGATGCATAGCGTCGCTGGTTCTGTCATCTACTATTTACCTAAACGTCAACATACATGATCCCCGTTTGCAGACCAGCTGACTCTTATTGTTCTGGTTCTGTTAATTTGACCACCTTTATTTCCACAATTGATGTGTCTAACTGTGAATATCAATGCACCAAAATCCTttcatcattttatttcttGTCATTATGCTGCTCTCTTTGGGTGCTTTGAAATTTTGTTTCTCTGAAAGCCAAATTTGGTCAACTAAATATAGGCCAAGTAACAGCAGTTTCTATGTCAGTGACCAAATGATTTTGACATAGTATTTGCTAAAAATGGTTTCCAGATCAGGAGTCTAAGAGCTTTAACCTACAACCTTACAAGGTTTAGATGTGCGTGACTTTTGTGAAGGAGGGTGGTGGGCTTgcatttttgcataaatttcaatgaaaaagaaattaCAAGGGGTTACTGAGCTTTCCAATGCTTAGGCAAGGAGACGTTGAAATGGGAGGCTCAAAAGGTTTTCACTGTCTGGTCACTTTTAGTTGTTGATATGAAAGGGTGATCTTAGAATCTCATCAAATAATAAAGAGTTTAGCTAAATGGCTATCTCAGGGGGATAATCCCATGTGACAACCATAGGAGAAATCTGCGTTGAAAGCGACAACTACCAGAGTCGGGGGAACAGAAATTGCCTCCTATTCATACATAATTTGACTTAATCTGTTGTCTGTATCCTCATGGATTGTGGTCTCTTCCTTCACTTACTATAGTGAGTTTATCCTCCAGTGCTCATTCCCATACCTTAATTAGTTAAATTTATAGAAAAATTCATTTATACTTGCATGCAAGACCCtgacattttttttcctttttttctttttaatctctTGATAGGCAGGTTTATCTTAATGTTTTTTCTTGTCCTCTGGGATGCTGGTATGTTGTTTTCTCCTTGTTTTTGTTGAATATATTTTGTTCTCTCTTCTTAGGTGCCCTTGCCCTACTATCCACTTGTTCATTGGCATTTTGTACCCTCTTCTCCATCATATAGACATGTctgttcctccttttttttgcttttaaaaTAGAGTTTATCATCTTAAACAAGTAGGCCAGTATTATGTTAGTTTGGAGTATGTTGTAAGTGCATGATGTTTTCAGTCGCAATATGAACATTGAGATGGGTTTTCTGTAAAATTGGGGGAGAATAAAGagtatgcaggaggaggctcatGGATGGAGTTAACGAGAATTTAGTCATGGAAACCAAATATTGATTGTTTATCCCTGACCAGCGAGGGTATTAAGTTAACATGAATTGTCAGAAGAGAGGAGGGAAACCATAGAATAGTGGATCGGAGTATTGTTAAGATGGCTTTTCAAAAGTCATTTAGTGAAAATAGATGGACTTATGTATCTAATCCCATATAAATTGGATAAGAATTCTTGCTAGTTGTTATGATATGCTTTCCTtgcagatttgttctt
The Phoenix dactylifera cultivar Barhee BC4 chromosome 3, palm_55x_up_171113_PBpolish2nd_filt_p, whole genome shotgun sequence DNA segment above includes these coding regions:
- the LOC103709701 gene encoding protein transport protein Sec61 subunit beta-like — its product is MARGTSQSQASSNAGGARPVTVGPRGSAAAAAGMRRRRLGGGGGGGGASGGGSNMLRFYTDDAPGLKMTPTVVLVMSLCFIGFVTALHVFGKLYRYRSATTGGA